The Mailhella massiliensis DNA segment CGGAGAGCTGGGAAAGCGCCGACGCCGTGACCTGGCGCTTCCGTCTGCGCAAGGGCGTTCGCTTCCAGAACGGCAAGGAAGTCACCGCCGACGACGCCGTGGCCTCCATCCGCAAGGTGCTGGACCCGGAAACCGCCTCCCCCGGCCGCAAGAACATAGGACCCATCGTTTCGGCGGATGTGGAAGACAAGTACACCGTGCGTGTGGTGACGGCCTATCCCTTCTCCTTCCTGCCGCAGTCCATGGCCTATCCCTGCATGAAGATATGCCCCAGGGAAGTGCTGGAGGGCGATTACGCCTCCCTCGCCGCCAGAGGCTGCGGCAGCGGCCCCTTCAAGCTGCGTGAATATGTGCCCGGCACGCACCTCATTTTCGACCGCAACCCTGACTACTTCGACGGGGACAAGCCCTACCTCGACGAAGTGCAGATGCTCATCTTCCCCGATTCCGTGGCGGAAACCAACGCGCTGCTCACCGGCCAGAGCGACTGGGTGCTGGAAGCCAACATCAGCCAGCTGGAAAAGCTGAAGGAAGCGGGCATCGTGATGACGCGCACGGGCAGCGGCCAGTTCCCCAGCGTGGTGTACGGCTGCGACATGAAGCCCTTCACCGACATGCGCGTGCGTCAGGCCATCAGCCTTTCCCTCGACAGGCAGATGGCGCTCGACATGTGCCTGGAAGGCTTCGGCCGCATAGGCAACGACAACCCCGTTTCCCCGGAATATCCCTTCTATCATCAGCTTCCCGAGCGCAAGCAGGATCTGGAAAAGGCCGCCCGCCTGCTTTCCGAAGCCGGCTTCAGGCCGGGCAGCACCATTCCCATGTACATCGCCGCCGTGCCCGCCGTGCGCGGCAAGCTCGGCATCGTGCTGCAGCAGTGCGCGGCCCAGATCGGCGTGAAGATCCGGCTGCAGCATGTGGACTACAGCACCTTCCTCGACCAGTACTGGAAGAAGGCCAATTTCTATGTGGGCTTCTACAACATGCAGTCGTGCGAAGACGCGCTCTTCCAGCTTCTCTACACCTCCGACGCCTCGTGGAACGAAACGCGCTGGAACAACAAGAAGTTCGACCAGCTCGTGCTTCAGGCCCGCCAGGAGCTCGACCCCGAAAAGCAGCGCGCCGCCTTCGCCTCCTGTCAGGAAATGCTGTATGAGGAAGTGCCCTCCTGTGTGCCTTTCTTCCTCGACCTTGTTTCCGCCTATCAGCCCAAGGTCAACGGCATTGTCCGCAATCCCAGAAACACCTTCTTCACCATCGAAAACGTCTGGCTGAGCTGATACGGGAAAGCCCGGGGCGGACGGTCTGCCGGGAGCGGGGATGCGCCCGCTCCGGCGGCGCGTCCGCCTTTTCCGCGCACGCTGTGCGGCAGGGGCGGCCAAAGGGGAGAACATGAGTCCGGTTTATATTCTGAAACGTTTCTGTTTCATGCTTGTCACGCTTTTCTGCATTTCCATCATCATTTTCGCCATCACCATGGTTCTTCCCGGCAACCTCGCGCAGGTCATTCTCGGGGAATTCGCCACGGACGACGCCCTGCGGGCCCTTGAGGAGCAGATGGGCCTGAACCTGCCCTTCTACGAGCAGTACGGCAAATGGATATGGGGGGTGCTGCACGGCGACTTCGGTCACGCCCTGTCCATGGACCAGCCCATACTGCCCCTGCTTCTGTTCCGCCTGAAGAATTCCGCCATTCTGGCGGCCTTCAGCATCGTGATCGTGACCATCATCGCCATTCCTCTGGGAGTGTTCGCGGCGCTTCGCCGCAACAGCGCCGTGGACCGCACCATCCAGATAAGTTCCTATATCGGCATTTCCGTACCGGAATTCGCCACGGGCTCTCTTCTCATCATCGCCTTTGCCGGGCCCGTGCTCAATCTCTTCCCCTCCGCCGGTTACGTTCCCTTTTCCGAAGACGTGCCGAAGGCTCTTTCCCACATCGTTCTGCCCGTCATGACGCTGGTCATCGTGCTCATCGCCCACATCATGCGTCAGACCCGCTCGGAAATGATACACGTCATGCAGTCCGACTATGTACGCAGCGCCCGCCTGCGCGGCCTGAGCAACACCATGGTGGTGTTCAAGCACGCGCTGCGCAACGCCCTCATGCCCACCATCACGGTGCTTGCGCTGGACGTGGGCTATCTCATCGGCAGCGTGGTGGTCATTGAGGAAGTCTTCGCCTACCCGGGCATAGGCCGCCTCATCGTCTACGCCGTGACAAGCCGCGACGTGCCGCTGCTTCAGGCCACCGTGCTTACCGTGGCCTGCGTGTACTGCCTGGTCAATTTCCTGGCCGACCTCGCCTACGGTCTGGTCAATCCGCGCATCCGTTATCATTCCTAGGGAGCAGAACGATGTCTGTCATCCGTACCGTTTTTTCCACGCTGCGGCGCTATCCTTCCGCCATGGTGGGCAGCGCGCTGGTTTCTCTTCTTCTCATCGTGGCGCTTTTCGCGCCCTTCATCGCCCCCCACGATCCTCTCAAGCTCAATCCCAGAGAGCGCTTCGCCCCGCCGAGCGTCGAGCACATCATGGGCACGGATGAATACGGCCGCGACGTGTTCAGCCGCATCATTCTCGGCACGCGCACCTCTCTGGGCATCGGGCTCAGCGTCACGGTGATCTGCGCCGTGGCGGGCGGGCTCATCGGCCTTACCAGCGGCTACCTCGGCGGCAGGGCCGACGAGTTCATCATGCGCGGCATGGACATCCTCATGGCCTTCCCCGGCATACTCTTTGCGCTGCTCATTCTTTCCATGCTGGGGTCGAGCATCTTCAACGTCATTGTGGCCATCAGCATCACAGGCATACCGAAAACCGCGCGCGTGGCGCGAAGTTCGTGCCTCAACGTGCGCGGCGAGGAATTCATCGAGGCGGCCAAGGCGCGCGGCGAGCGCACCTGGTACATTCTTCTGGTGGAACTTCTGCCCAACGCCGTGCAGCCCATCATCGTGGAGGCGAGCATCAAGGTGGGCTTCGTCATTCTGACGGCCTCCTCCCTGAGCTTCCTCGGCCTCGGCACGCAGCCGCCCACTCCCGACTGGGGACTCATCATCGGCTCGGCGCGTGAATACATCTTCGAGGCTCCCATGCTCATCGTATGGCCCATACTCGCCATAGCCTTCACCACCATTTCCTTCAACCTGCTGGGCGACGGACTGCGCGACATCCTCGACCCGCGCGAACTGGGGAGGGTGTGATGGCAGGCCCCATTCTTTCCCTGGACGACGTTTCCATTTCCTTCAAGACCATCAACGGCAAGGTGCGCGCGGTGCGCCACGTCTCTCTGGAGGTGCGGCGCGGAGAATGCTACGCGCTCATCGGCGAATCCGGCTCCGGCAAGAGCACGCTGGCCTTTGCTGCCATGGG contains these protein-coding regions:
- a CDS encoding ABC transporter substrate-binding protein produces the protein MYLFENDRFTRRTFLKGMAAGAAAVTLCGVPGLSLANAPKRGGTLRVSVSRELKSLNPYRHVNLSEYMQGELMYSGLVKLSHELKPVPDLAESWESADAVTWRFRLRKGVRFQNGKEVTADDAVASIRKVLDPETASPGRKNIGPIVSADVEDKYTVRVVTAYPFSFLPQSMAYPCMKICPREVLEGDYASLAARGCGSGPFKLREYVPGTHLIFDRNPDYFDGDKPYLDEVQMLIFPDSVAETNALLTGQSDWVLEANISQLEKLKEAGIVMTRTGSGQFPSVVYGCDMKPFTDMRVRQAISLSLDRQMALDMCLEGFGRIGNDNPVSPEYPFYHQLPERKQDLEKAARLLSEAGFRPGSTIPMYIAAVPAVRGKLGIVLQQCAAQIGVKIRLQHVDYSTFLDQYWKKANFYVGFYNMQSCEDALFQLLYTSDASWNETRWNNKKFDQLVLQARQELDPEKQRAAFASCQEMLYEEVPSCVPFFLDLVSAYQPKVNGIVRNPRNTFFTIENVWLS
- a CDS encoding ABC transporter permease, which codes for MSPVYILKRFCFMLVTLFCISIIIFAITMVLPGNLAQVILGEFATDDALRALEEQMGLNLPFYEQYGKWIWGVLHGDFGHALSMDQPILPLLLFRLKNSAILAAFSIVIVTIIAIPLGVFAALRRNSAVDRTIQISSYIGISVPEFATGSLLIIAFAGPVLNLFPSAGYVPFSEDVPKALSHIVLPVMTLVIVLIAHIMRQTRSEMIHVMQSDYVRSARLRGLSNTMVVFKHALRNALMPTITVLALDVGYLIGSVVVIEEVFAYPGIGRLIVYAVTSRDVPLLQATVLTVACVYCLVNFLADLAYGLVNPRIRYHS
- a CDS encoding ABC transporter permease; this encodes MSVIRTVFSTLRRYPSAMVGSALVSLLLIVALFAPFIAPHDPLKLNPRERFAPPSVEHIMGTDEYGRDVFSRIILGTRTSLGIGLSVTVICAVAGGLIGLTSGYLGGRADEFIMRGMDILMAFPGILFALLILSMLGSSIFNVIVAISITGIPKTARVARSSCLNVRGEEFIEAAKARGERTWYILLVELLPNAVQPIIVEASIKVGFVILTASSLSFLGLGTQPPTPDWGLIIGSAREYIFEAPMLIVWPILAIAFTTISFNLLGDGLRDILDPRELGRV